A portion of the Citrobacter rodentium NBRC 105723 = DSM 16636 genome contains these proteins:
- a CDS encoding YfhL family 4Fe-4S dicluster ferredoxin, translating into MALLITKKCINCDMCEPECPNEAISMGESIYEINSDKCTECVGHYETATCQKVCPIPNTIVRDPARVETEEQLWDKFVLMHHADKL; encoded by the coding sequence ATGGCCCTGTTAATCACCAAAAAATGCATTAATTGCGATATGTGCGAGCCTGAATGCCCGAACGAGGCGATTTCAATGGGTGAGAGCATTTATGAGATTAACAGCGACAAATGCACCGAGTGCGTGGGTCATTACGAAACGGCCACCTGCCAGAAGGTGTGCCCGATCCCTAATACCATTGTGCGCGATCCGGCCCGTGTCGAAACGGAAGAACAGCTGTGGGATAAGTTTGTGCTGATGCACCACGCCGATAAGCTGTAA
- the pdxJ gene encoding pyridoxine 5'-phosphate synthase, with protein MAELLLGVNIDHIATLRNARGTAYPDPVQAAFIAEQAGADGITVHLREDRRHITDRDVRILRQTLDTRMNLEMAVTEEMLAIAVETQPHFCCLVPEKRQEVTTEGGLDVAGQRDKMRDACKRLADAGILVSLFIDADEAQIKAAAEVGAPYIEIHTGCYADAQTDAEQAQELARIARAATFAASLGLKVNAGHGLTYHNVKAIAALPEMHELNIGHAIIGRAVMSGLKEAVAEMKRLMLEARG; from the coding sequence ATGGCTGAATTACTGTTAGGCGTCAACATTGACCATATTGCCACGTTACGCAATGCCCGCGGTACGGCTTATCCGGACCCGGTGCAGGCGGCGTTTATTGCCGAACAGGCGGGCGCGGATGGTATTACCGTCCACCTGCGCGAAGATCGCCGCCATATCACCGATCGCGATGTCCGTATTCTGCGTCAGACGCTGGATACCCGAATGAACCTGGAGATGGCGGTCACGGAAGAGATGCTGGCGATTGCCGTCGAGACTCAGCCGCATTTCTGCTGTCTGGTGCCGGAGAAGCGTCAGGAAGTGACGACTGAAGGCGGCCTCGACGTGGCCGGACAGCGTGACAAAATGCGCGACGCCTGCAAACGACTGGCGGATGCCGGGATCCTCGTATCGCTGTTCATCGACGCGGACGAAGCGCAGATCAAAGCGGCTGCTGAAGTGGGCGCGCCGTATATTGAAATCCATACCGGCTGTTACGCCGATGCGCAGACTGACGCTGAACAGGCGCAGGAGCTGGCGCGCATCGCCAGGGCCGCGACCTTTGCCGCCAGCCTCGGCCTGAAGGTCAACGCCGGTCACGGGCTGACCTACCACAATGTGAAAGCCATCGCCGCGCTGCCGGAGATGCATGAACTGAATATCGGCCATGCGATTATCGGGCGCGCGGTGATGAGCGGTCTGAAAGAGGCGGTGGCCGAAATGAAGCGCCTGATGCTGGAAGCGCGCGGCTAA
- a CDS encoding PTS transporter subunit EIIC: MDKTAVLASDILLGIGGEQNILRLENCMTRVRVEVKDEAALDIPRLRQLPGVSGYVRQGEQHQLIVGPGKAAKVVDAMRALLAEGGARPAVEDIERAKSQAKAKYKAPMSDALRKLANVFIPLIPAFIASGLITGIINILKRPDIVGDVATQYPNVLALMGIFGSAVFAIMNILVGVNTAKVFGGSLALGGVMAGILSSPQLAQVTLFGEALQPGRGGVIAVLLVVALMCWIERKLRDVLPGSLELILNPLLTTLITGTIAIVALQPLGGWISEFIAHGASWAIDRGGFLVGAVLAGTFLPLVLTGLHQGLVPIHVELVQAHGYNALLPVLAMAGVGQIGAAIAVLMKTRNARLKKVIKGALPVGLLGVGEPLIFGVTLPLGKPFIGACLGGAVGGALIGYWKVATVITFGISGLPLALTIVTGKVMLYLLGYLVAVIAGFLFTWLLGFNDPEE; this comes from the coding sequence ATGGATAAGACGGCGGTTCTTGCCAGCGACATTTTGCTGGGAATAGGCGGAGAGCAAAATATTCTGCGTCTGGAAAATTGCATGACGCGCGTCAGGGTCGAGGTTAAAGACGAAGCGGCGCTCGATATTCCGCGTCTCAGGCAGTTGCCGGGGGTCAGCGGCTACGTCAGGCAGGGGGAGCAGCACCAGCTTATCGTTGGCCCCGGTAAGGCGGCAAAAGTGGTCGACGCCATGCGCGCGTTGCTGGCGGAGGGGGGCGCTCGCCCGGCAGTGGAGGATATTGAGCGCGCCAAATCGCAGGCCAAAGCGAAATATAAAGCGCCGATGAGCGATGCGCTGCGCAAGCTGGCGAACGTCTTTATTCCGCTGATACCGGCGTTTATCGCCTCCGGGTTGATTACCGGCATTATCAATATCCTTAAGCGCCCGGATATCGTTGGCGATGTGGCGACGCAGTATCCGAACGTGCTGGCGCTGATGGGCATTTTCGGCAGCGCGGTCTTTGCTATCATGAACATTCTTGTCGGGGTCAATACCGCCAAAGTGTTCGGCGGATCGCTGGCGTTAGGCGGCGTGATGGCCGGTATCCTTTCGAGTCCGCAGCTGGCGCAGGTCACGCTGTTCGGCGAGGCGCTACAGCCCGGACGCGGCGGGGTAATCGCCGTACTGCTGGTCGTGGCGTTAATGTGCTGGATCGAGCGCAAATTGCGCGACGTATTGCCGGGCTCGCTGGAGCTGATCCTTAATCCGCTGCTCACCACTCTGATCACCGGCACAATCGCCATCGTGGCGCTACAGCCGCTGGGCGGCTGGATCTCGGAGTTTATCGCGCATGGCGCATCCTGGGCTATCGATCGCGGCGGTTTTCTGGTGGGGGCGGTGCTGGCAGGCACCTTCCTGCCGCTGGTGCTGACCGGGCTACACCAGGGGCTGGTGCCGATTCATGTTGAACTGGTGCAGGCGCATGGTTACAACGCGCTGCTTCCCGTACTGGCGATGGCAGGCGTCGGGCAGATCGGGGCGGCGATTGCCGTACTGATGAAAACCCGCAACGCGCGCCTGAAAAAAGTGATCAAAGGCGCACTGCCGGTCGGGCTGCTGGGCGTTGGCGAGCCGCTGATTTTCGGCGTCACGCTGCCGCTCGGTAAACCGTTTATCGGCGCGTGTCTCGGCGGCGCGGTCGGCGGCGCGCTGATCGGCTACTGGAAGGTCGCCACCGTGATCACTTTCGGCATTTCCGGTTTACCGCTGGCGTTAACGATTGTGACCGGAAAAGTGATGCTCTATCTGTTAGGCTATTTAGTAGCGGTTATTGCCGGGTTCCTGTTTACCTGGCTGTTGGGGTTCAACGATCCAGAGGAGTAA
- the era gene encoding GTPase Era → MSEDKSYCGFIAIVGRPNVGKSTLLNKLLGQKISITSRKAQTTRHRIVGIHTEGAYQAIYVDTPGLHMEEKRAINRLMNKAASSSIGDVELVIFVVEGTRWTPDDEMVLNKLRDGKAPVILAVNKVDNVQEKADLLPHLQFLASQMNFLDIVPMSAETGMNVDTIAGIVRKHLPEAVHHFPEDYITDRSQRFMASEIIREKLMRFLGAELPYSVTVEIERFVSNERGGYDINGLILVEREGQKKMVIGNKGAKIKTIGIEARKDMQEMFEAPVHLELWVKVKSGWADDERALRSLGYVDDL, encoded by the coding sequence GCTACTGCGGATTTATCGCCATCGTCGGACGGCCGAACGTGGGTAAATCCACCCTGTTAAATAAGCTGCTCGGGCAGAAGATCTCGATCACCTCCCGGAAAGCGCAGACCACGCGCCACCGTATTGTCGGCATCCATACCGAAGGGGCTTATCAGGCAATCTATGTCGATACGCCGGGCCTGCATATGGAAGAGAAGCGCGCCATCAACCGCCTGATGAACAAAGCGGCCAGCAGCTCCATCGGTGACGTTGAGCTGGTGATCTTCGTGGTTGAAGGCACGCGCTGGACGCCGGACGACGAGATGGTGCTCAACAAGCTGCGCGACGGCAAAGCGCCGGTGATCCTGGCGGTGAACAAAGTGGATAACGTGCAGGAGAAGGCCGATCTGCTGCCGCATCTGCAGTTCCTGGCAAGCCAGATGAACTTCCTCGACATCGTGCCGATGTCCGCGGAAACCGGGATGAACGTCGATACCATCGCCGGTATCGTGCGCAAGCACCTGCCGGAAGCGGTTCACCATTTCCCGGAAGATTACATCACCGATCGTTCCCAGCGCTTTATGGCCTCCGAGATTATCCGTGAAAAGCTGATGCGCTTCCTCGGCGCGGAGCTGCCTTACTCGGTAACCGTCGAGATCGAGCGCTTCGTGTCGAACGAACGCGGCGGCTACGATATCAACGGGCTGATCCTCGTTGAGCGCGAAGGGCAGAAGAAGATGGTGATTGGCAACAAAGGGGCCAAAATCAAAACCATCGGCATCGAAGCGCGGAAAGATATGCAGGAGATGTTTGAAGCCCCGGTTCACCTTGAGCTGTGGGTGAAAGTGAAATCAGGCTGGGCCGACGACGAGCGTGCGCTGCGCAGTCTCGGTTATGTCGACGACCTCTGA
- the tadA gene encoding tRNA adenosine(34) deaminase TadA: MYNAPAMITGVNALSAVEFSHEYWMRHALTLAKRAWDEREVPVGAVLVHNNRVIGEGWNRPIGRHDPTAHAEIMALRQGGLVLQNYRLIDATLYVTLEPCVMCAGAMVHSRISRVVFGARDAKTGAAGSLIDVLHHPGMNHRVEITEGVLRDECATLLSDFFRMRRQEIKALKKASSATE, from the coding sequence ATGTATAATGCGCCCGCTATGATTACCGGAGTAAACGCTTTGTCAGCTGTCGAATTTAGCCACGAATACTGGATGCGCCATGCGTTAACCCTCGCGAAGCGCGCCTGGGACGAGCGTGAAGTGCCGGTCGGAGCCGTATTAGTGCATAACAATCGCGTCATCGGCGAAGGATGGAACCGCCCGATTGGCCGTCACGATCCTACCGCCCACGCGGAAATCATGGCGCTGCGTCAGGGCGGGCTGGTATTGCAGAACTACCGGCTGATTGACGCCACGCTGTACGTCACCCTTGAACCGTGCGTAATGTGCGCTGGCGCAATGGTGCACAGTCGCATCAGCCGCGTGGTGTTTGGCGCGCGGGATGCCAAGACCGGCGCAGCCGGTTCGCTCATCGACGTGCTGCATCATCCGGGTATGAACCATCGCGTAGAGATCACCGAGGGCGTGCTGCGCGACGAGTGCGCGACGCTGCTCAGCGATTTCTTCCGCATGCGCCGCCAGGAAATCAAGGCGCTAAAGAAAGCGTCGTCCGCCACTGAGTAA
- a CDS encoding MurR/RpiR family transcriptional regulator: protein MNCLTHIRQRYPGFAQSDRRLADYLLTQPDAARHLSSQQLAEAAGVSQSSVVKFAQKLGYKGFPALKLALSEALASAPAPHSVPVHNQIRGDDPLRLVGEKLIQENVAAMHATLDVNSEEKLTESVTLLRSARRIVLTGIGASGLVAQNFAWKLLKIGVNATVERDMHALLATVQALTPDDLLLAISYSGERRELNLAADETLRVGARILAITGFTPNGLQQRASHCLYTIAEEQATRSAAISSSHAQTLLTDLLFMALVQQDLEHAPERIRHSEALVKKLV from the coding sequence ATGAACTGTTTAACGCATATTCGTCAGCGATATCCGGGATTCGCCCAGAGCGACAGGCGACTGGCGGATTATCTGCTGACGCAGCCGGACGCCGCCAGGCACCTCAGCTCCCAGCAGCTGGCGGAGGCGGCGGGCGTGAGCCAGTCCAGCGTGGTGAAGTTCGCGCAAAAGCTCGGTTATAAAGGCTTTCCGGCGCTGAAGCTGGCGCTTAGCGAAGCGCTGGCAAGCGCGCCTGCGCCGCACTCGGTGCCGGTACATAACCAGATCCGCGGCGACGATCCCCTGCGGCTGGTCGGCGAAAAGCTGATCCAAGAGAATGTGGCGGCCATGCACGCCACCCTCGACGTTAATAGCGAAGAAAAGCTGACGGAAAGCGTGACGCTGCTACGCAGCGCCCGTCGCATTGTGTTAACCGGCATTGGCGCATCGGGGCTGGTGGCGCAGAATTTTGCCTGGAAACTGCTGAAGATTGGCGTTAACGCCACCGTCGAGCGCGATATGCATGCGCTTCTGGCGACGGTACAGGCGCTGACGCCGGACGACCTGCTGCTCGCCATCTCCTACAGCGGCGAGCGCCGCGAGCTGAATCTGGCCGCGGACGAAACGCTTCGCGTCGGCGCCCGGATCCTCGCCATTACCGGTTTCACGCCCAACGGACTACAACAGCGCGCCAGCCACTGCCTGTACACCATTGCGGAAGAACAGGCCACGCGCAGCGCCGCTATCTCTTCCAGCCACGCGCAGACCCTGCTGACGGATCTGCTGTTTATGGCGCTGGTACAGCAGGATCTGGAACATGCGCCGGAGCGAATTCGCCACAGTGAGGCGCTGGTAAAAAAACTGGTCTGA
- the acpS gene encoding holo-ACP synthase: protein MAILGLGTDIVEISRIEAVISRSGDRLARRVLSDNEWAIWQTHQQPVRFLAKRFAVKEAAAKAFGTGIRNGLAFNQFEVFNDELGKPRLRLWGEALALAETLGVAHMHVTLADERHYACATVIIES from the coding sequence ATGGCGATCCTCGGTTTAGGCACCGATATTGTGGAGATTAGCCGCATTGAGGCGGTGATCTCCCGCTCCGGCGACCGCCTGGCCAGACGGGTGCTCAGCGACAACGAGTGGGCGATCTGGCAGACGCACCAGCAGCCGGTGCGTTTTCTCGCCAAGCGCTTTGCGGTCAAAGAGGCGGCGGCGAAAGCGTTCGGCACCGGTATCCGCAATGGCCTGGCGTTTAATCAGTTTGAAGTGTTTAACGATGAGCTGGGGAAACCGCGTCTGCGACTGTGGGGCGAAGCCTTAGCGCTGGCGGAAACGCTGGGCGTGGCGCATATGCATGTCACGCTTGCCGACGAACGTCATTACGCCTGCGCTACGGTCATTATCGAGAGTTAA
- the murQ gene encoding N-acetylmuramic acid 6-phosphate etherase — translation MNLGALVSETRNPQTMDLDALSTLELVQRFNQQDALVAEAVKATLPDVARAVDAAAEALKAGGRIIYMGAGTSGRLGVLDASECPPTFGVPHGLVVGLIAGGPGALLKAVEGAEDNPQLGEDDLIALNLRPQDLVVGLAASGRTPYVIGGLKYARTSGCATVAVSCNPDSPVAQEADIAISPVVGPEALTGSTRLKSGTAQKLVLNMISTGAMVKFGKVYQNLMVDMKATNVKLIDRACRMVVETTGIAREEAELLLKQTDFDVKPAILMALTGLSADEARDKLAVHQGFLRAALAD, via the coding sequence ATGAATCTCGGCGCTTTAGTATCGGAAACCCGTAATCCACAGACGATGGATCTTGATGCGCTATCCACGCTTGAGCTGGTCCAGCGTTTTAATCAACAGGATGCGCTGGTGGCGGAGGCGGTAAAAGCCACCTTGCCTGACGTCGCGCGCGCGGTCGATGCCGCCGCTGAAGCGTTAAAAGCCGGTGGCCGCATTATCTATATGGGCGCCGGGACCAGCGGACGTCTTGGTGTACTGGATGCCTCCGAGTGCCCGCCGACCTTTGGCGTTCCGCACGGGCTGGTGGTGGGATTAATCGCCGGCGGTCCCGGAGCCTTGCTCAAGGCCGTCGAAGGAGCGGAAGACAACCCGCAGCTCGGTGAAGACGATCTTATCGCCCTTAACCTCAGGCCGCAGGATCTGGTGGTCGGGCTGGCCGCGTCGGGACGCACGCCGTACGTTATCGGCGGGCTGAAATATGCCCGTACATCCGGCTGCGCGACGGTGGCTGTCTCCTGTAACCCTGACTCTCCCGTCGCGCAGGAAGCGGATATCGCCATCTCGCCGGTGGTGGGCCCCGAAGCGCTCACTGGCTCAACCCGCCTGAAGTCCGGCACCGCGCAAAAGCTGGTGCTCAATATGATCTCCACGGGCGCGATGGTGAAATTCGGCAAGGTTTACCAGAACCTGATGGTCGATATGAAGGCCACCAACGTTAAGCTTATCGATCGCGCCTGCCGGATGGTGGTTGAAACTACCGGCATCGCCCGGGAAGAGGCGGAACTCCTGCTGAAGCAGACCGATTTTGACGTTAAACCCGCCATTTTAATGGCGCTGACCGGCCTTAGCGCAGATGAGGCCAGAGACAAACTTGCCGTCCACCAGGGATTCTTACGGGCGGCGTTAGCAGACTAA
- the recO gene encoding DNA repair protein RecO, producing MDGWQRAFVLHSRPWSETSLMLDVFTEESGRVRLVAKGARSKRSNLKGALQPFTPLLVRFGGRGEVKTLRNAEAVSLALPLSGITLYSGLYVNELLARVLEHETRFSALFFDYLHCIQALAGVSGTPEPVLRRFELALLGHLGYGVDFLHCAGSGEPVDDTMTYRYREEKGFIASVVIDNSTFTGRELRALAERDFPDADTLRAAKRFTRIALKPYLGGKPLKSRELFRQFMPKRK from the coding sequence GTGGATGGATGGCAGCGCGCGTTTGTCCTGCATAGTCGTCCGTGGAGCGAAACCAGCCTGATGCTGGACGTCTTCACGGAAGAGTCCGGCCGCGTGCGTCTGGTCGCCAAAGGCGCGCGCTCAAAACGTTCGAATCTGAAAGGCGCTCTTCAGCCTTTCACCCCTCTGCTGGTCCGTTTTGGCGGGCGCGGCGAAGTCAAAACGCTTCGCAACGCCGAAGCGGTGTCGCTGGCGCTGCCCCTGAGCGGCATCACCTTGTACAGCGGTCTGTACGTCAACGAATTACTCGCCCGCGTGCTGGAGCACGAAACGCGATTTTCCGCGCTCTTCTTTGATTATCTGCACTGCATCCAGGCGCTGGCGGGCGTTTCCGGCACGCCGGAACCGGTGCTGCGACGTTTCGAACTGGCGCTGCTTGGTCACCTCGGCTATGGCGTGGACTTTCTTCACTGCGCGGGCAGCGGTGAGCCGGTGGATGACACCATGACCTACCGCTACCGTGAAGAAAAAGGATTTATCGCCAGCGTGGTAATCGATAACAGCACCTTTACCGGAAGAGAGCTGCGGGCGCTGGCGGAACGTGACTTTCCCGATGCCGATACCCTGCGCGCCGCGAAACGCTTTACCCGCATAGCGCTGAAGCCGTATCTTGGTGGGAAACCCTTAAAGAGCCGCGAATTATTCCGGCAGTTTATGCCAAAGCGAAAATAA
- the yfhb gene encoding phosphatidylglycerophosphatase C, producing MTSHERRVVFFDLDGTLHQQDMFGSFLRYLLRRQPLNALLVLPLLPVIVGALLIKGRAARWPMSLLLWGCTFGHSEARLQALHADFARWFRESVTAFPLVQERLTTYLLSSDADIWLITGSPQSLVEQVYFDTPWLPRVNLIASQMKRGYGGWVLTLRCLGHEKVAQLERKIGTPLRLYSGYSDSNQDNPLLYFCQHRWRVTPQGELQQLE from the coding sequence TTGACCAGTCACGAGCGTCGCGTCGTATTTTTTGATTTGGATGGAACGTTACACCAGCAGGATATGTTCGGCAGCTTCCTGCGTTATCTGTTGCGTCGCCAGCCGCTGAATGCGCTGCTCGTCCTCCCTCTGCTGCCGGTGATTGTCGGGGCTCTGCTGATAAAAGGGCGCGCCGCGCGCTGGCCGATGAGTCTGCTGCTGTGGGGCTGCACCTTCGGCCACAGCGAAGCGCGTTTACAGGCGCTGCACGCTGATTTCGCCCGCTGGTTCCGGGAAAGCGTGACGGCGTTTCCGCTGGTGCAGGAACGTCTGACGACCTATCTGCTCAGTTCCGATGCGGATATCTGGCTTATTACCGGTTCGCCGCAGTCGCTGGTGGAGCAGGTCTATTTTGATACGCCCTGGCTGCCGCGGGTGAACCTTATCGCCAGCCAGATGAAACGCGGCTACGGCGGCTGGGTGCTGACGCTGCGCTGCCTGGGGCATGAGAAAGTGGCGCAGCTTGAGCGGAAAATCGGCACGCCGCTGCGCCTGTACAGCGGCTACAGCGACAGTAACCAGGATAACCCGCTGCTCTATTTTTGCCAGCACCGCTGGCGGGTCACGCCGCAGGGAGAACTTCAGCAGCTGGAATAG
- the mltF gene encoding membrane-bound lytic murein transglycosylase MltF, translated as MKKLKINYLFIGILTLLLAAALWPSIPWFGKADSRIAAIQARGELRVSTVSSPLTYSQLNGKPYGLDYELAQQFANYLGVKLKVTVRQNISQLFDDLDNGNADLLASGLVYNSERVKNYQPGPTYYSVSQQLVYKVGQYRPRTLEKVSDSQLTIAPGHVAVNDLQTLKETKFPDLSWRIDKKKGTTELLNAVIAGKLDYTIADSVAISLYQRVHPELAVALDITDEQPVTWFSVLDNDNTLSAALLDFFNSINEDGSLARLEEKYLGHGDDFDYVDTRTFLRAVDAMLPELKPLFEKYAQQIDWRLLAAIAWQESHWDPQATSPTGVRGMMMLTKNTAQSLGLTDRTDAEQSISGGARYLQSMMSKLPESIPEDERIWFALAAYNMGYAHMLDARALTAKTKGNPDSWSDVKQRLPLLSQKQYYSKLTYGYARGHEAYAYVENIRKYQISLVGYLQEKEKQIAEALKLAQAYPVVSPDEFDNATFPLSSFLSQASSHYLTHTSFLLFSPPQKEEE; from the coding sequence TTGAAAAAATTAAAGATTAATTATCTGTTCATCGGCATACTGACGCTACTGCTGGCCGCTGCGCTTTGGCCCTCGATTCCCTGGTTCGGTAAAGCCGACTCCCGTATCGCCGCCATTCAGGCGCGGGGAGAGCTGCGCGTAAGCACGGTCAGCTCGCCGCTGACCTACTCTCAGCTCAACGGCAAGCCCTATGGGCTGGACTATGAACTGGCGCAGCAGTTCGCGAACTATCTTGGCGTAAAGCTGAAGGTGACCGTGCGCCAGAACATCAGCCAGCTGTTCGACGATCTCGATAACGGCAACGCCGACCTGCTCGCCTCCGGGCTGGTCTATAACAGCGAGCGGGTCAAAAACTATCAGCCTGGCCCTACCTACTACTCCGTTTCCCAGCAGCTGGTTTATAAGGTCGGTCAGTATCGTCCGCGCACGCTGGAGAAAGTCAGCGACAGTCAGCTCACTATCGCGCCCGGACATGTGGCGGTGAACGATTTGCAAACCCTGAAAGAGACAAAGTTCCCCGATCTGAGCTGGCGGATCGATAAGAAAAAAGGCACCACCGAGCTGCTGAACGCGGTGATCGCCGGCAAACTGGATTACACCATTGCCGATTCCGTCGCCATCAGCCTCTACCAGCGCGTCCATCCCGAACTGGCGGTTGCGCTGGATATCACTGACGAACAGCCGGTCACCTGGTTTAGCGTGCTGGATAATGACAACACCTTATCCGCCGCGCTGCTCGATTTCTTTAACAGCATCAATGAAGATGGCTCGCTGGCGCGGCTGGAGGAAAAATACCTGGGGCACGGCGATGATTTCGACTATGTGGACACCCGCACTTTCCTGCGCGCGGTGGACGCCATGCTGCCCGAGCTGAAACCGCTGTTTGAGAAATATGCCCAGCAGATCGACTGGCGACTGCTGGCGGCAATCGCCTGGCAGGAGTCGCACTGGGACCCGCAGGCCACCTCGCCGACCGGCGTGCGCGGCATGATGATGCTGACCAAAAACACCGCGCAGAGCTTAGGGCTCACCGATCGCACCGATGCCGAACAGAGCATCAGCGGCGGCGCGCGCTATTTGCAGAGTATGATGAGCAAACTACCGGAAAGTATTCCGGAGGATGAACGCATCTGGTTCGCTCTGGCGGCTTATAACATGGGCTACGCGCATATGCTTGACGCGCGGGCGTTGACGGCCAAAACCAAAGGTAACCCGGACAGCTGGAGCGACGTTAAACAGCGCCTGCCGCTGCTCAGTCAGAAACAGTATTACAGCAAGCTGACCTATGGTTACGCACGCGGCCACGAAGCGTATGCCTACGTCGAAAATATCCGTAAATACCAGATCAGCCTGGTGGGCTATTTGCAGGAAAAAGAAAAGCAGATCGCCGAGGCTCTGAAACTGGCGCAGGCTTATCCGGTGGTATCGCCAGACGAGTTCGATAACGCAACGTTTCCCCTCTCCTCTTTCCTGTCTCAGGCGTCATCGCACTATCTGACGCATACCTCTTTCCTGCTGTTTTCGCCGCCGCAGAAAGAGGAAGAATAA